One Oryza brachyantha chromosome 3, ObraRS2, whole genome shotgun sequence DNA segment encodes these proteins:
- the LOC102717415 gene encoding pyruvate dehydrogenase E1 component subunit beta-4, chloroplastic has product MAAATSLHVAAAPVATPRVGFSSSSAAGYRSASAAARSVRVAAAAGSGAARAGRRVVARAAVAAKADSPASAASSKSDGHEVLLFEALREALIEEMKEDPTVCVFGEDVGHYGGSYKVTKGLAEMFGDLRVLDTPIAENSFTGMGVGAAMKGLRPVVEGMNMGFLLLAYNQISNNCGMLHYTSGGQFKIPIVIRGPGGVGRQLGAEHSQRLESYFQSIPGLQMVACSTPYNAKGLMKAAIRSENPVVLFEHVLLYNLKEKIPDEEYVLCLEEAEMVRPGEHVTILTYSRMRYHVMQAAKTLVNKGYDPEVIDIRSLKPFDLHTIGNSIKKTHRVLIVEECMRTGGIGASLRSAIIDNFWDYLDAPIMCLSSQDVPTPYAAPLEDATVVQPAQIVAAVEQICQ; this is encoded by the exons ATGGCGGCCGCTACCTCCCTTCACGTCGCGGCGGCCCCGGTCGCCACCCCGCGGGTGGggttctcctcctcctccgccgccggctacAGATCCGCCTCGG cggcggcgaggagcgtgcgcgtggcggcggcggccggatcGGGAGCGGCGCGGGCGGGGCGCAGGGTGGTGGCGCGGGCTGCCGTTGCA GCCAAGGCGGATtcgccggcgagcgcggccTCCTCCAAGTCTGACGG TCATGAGGTCTTGCTGTTTGAGGCTCTTCGTGAGGCCTTGATAGAAGAGATGAAAGAAGATCCAACAGTATGCGTCTTTGGTGAAGATGTTGGTCACTATGGAGGTTCTTACAAGGTGACCAAGGGTCTGGCTGAGATGTTTGGAGACCTTCGAGTCCTTGATACCCCCATTGCTGAGAACTCATTCACTGGCATGGGAGTTGGAGCAGCGATGAAGGGGCTGAGGCCTGTTGTTGAAGGCATGAACATGGGTTTCCTTCTCCTTGCTTACAACCAAATCTCAAACAATTGCGGTATGCTTCATTACACCTCTGGTGGCCAGTTCAAAATCCCAATTGTGATCCGAGGGCCTGGTGGTGTTGGCCGTCAGCTTGGTGCTGAGCACTCGCAACGTCTGGAGTCTTACTTTCAGTCAATCCCAGGCCTCCAAATGGTTGCTTGCTCTACCCCCTACAATGCTAAGGGTCTGATGAAAGCTGCCATAAGGAGCGAAAATCCCGTGGTGCTATTTGAGCATGTCCTTCTGTACAACCTGAAGGAGAAAATTCCTGATGAGGAATATGTGCTATGCCTGGAGGAGGCTGAGATGGTGCGCCCCGGGGAGCACGTTACCATCCTCACATACTCTCGGATGAGGTACCATGTGATGCAGGCTGCAAAGACCCTAGTGAACAAAGGGTACGATCCCGAGGTTATTGACATCAGGTCATTGAAGCCATTTGACCTGCACACCATAGGTAACTCTATCAAGAAGACCCACCGCGTCCTGATTGTGGAGGAGTGCATGCGCACAGGCGGCATTGGCGCCAGTTTGAGATCAGCCATTATTGACAACTTCTGGGACTACCTTGATGCTCCCATAATGTGCTTGTCGTCGCAGGATGTGCCGACGCCGTATGCTGCACCTCTGGAGGACGCCACTGTCGTGCAGCCTGCCCAGATTGTGGCTGCCGTTGAGCAAATATGCCAGTAA